One window of the Paraburkholderia sp. PGU19 genome contains the following:
- a CDS encoding MFS transporter, translating into MRFPLPFSTSRAPLPAPFQQLAWSNLIAQSAEQISLAAAPLVAVFTLGATARDTGLLQTAQTLPFLLLSIPLGVYADRRSRRALMAVSEGVRALAMASVLLLVLAHALTLPLLAVLGFLGATGTVAYSVAAPALVPSLVSRAVLPVANGRIELARSVAYSAGPALGGLLVGWIGAGWAYGCAAALSTLAAALLAGLREPPRATTATRHFMVELRDGARFVFGDALLRPMLATAVFFNIGFFTLQAVYVPYAVHRLGLSASAIGATLGAFGIGMVCGALAASSVARRMTFGRMLLVGPFCGLAASLVMVATLAVPSFWLAAASFFLMGAGPILWTVGSTTLRQAITPAGMMGRVSALNSTATYGARPVGALLGAAISARFGMDACLVAAALGFAVQAWIIVISPAARLARIPDGGAALSP; encoded by the coding sequence ATGCGCTTTCCCTTGCCGTTTTCCACGTCCCGCGCGCCATTGCCCGCGCCGTTCCAGCAACTTGCGTGGTCGAACCTGATCGCGCAATCCGCCGAGCAGATCAGCCTTGCCGCCGCGCCGCTCGTCGCCGTATTCACGCTCGGCGCGACCGCGCGCGATACCGGGCTGCTGCAAACCGCGCAGACCTTGCCGTTCCTGCTGCTGTCGATACCGCTCGGCGTCTACGCCGACCGCCGCTCGCGCCGCGCGCTGATGGCGGTTTCGGAAGGCGTGCGCGCGCTGGCGATGGCGAGCGTGCTGCTGCTCGTGCTGGCGCATGCGTTGACGCTGCCGTTGCTCGCTGTGCTCGGCTTTCTCGGCGCGACGGGCACGGTGGCGTACAGCGTTGCCGCTCCGGCGCTCGTGCCTTCGCTGGTTTCGCGCGCTGTGCTTCCCGTCGCGAATGGACGCATCGAGCTGGCGCGCAGCGTCGCGTATTCGGCGGGGCCGGCGCTCGGCGGGCTGCTGGTCGGCTGGATCGGCGCGGGTTGGGCTTACGGATGCGCGGCGGCGCTGTCGACGCTCGCGGCCGCGTTGCTGGCCGGCCTGCGCGAACCGCCGCGCGCGACGACGGCGACGCGCCATTTCATGGTCGAACTGCGCGACGGCGCGCGCTTCGTGTTCGGCGACGCATTGCTACGCCCGATGCTCGCGACGGCCGTATTCTTCAACATCGGCTTTTTCACGCTGCAAGCCGTGTACGTGCCTTATGCGGTGCATCGGCTGGGTTTGAGCGCGTCGGCCATTGGCGCGACGTTGGGCGCGTTCGGCATCGGCATGGTGTGCGGCGCGCTCGCGGCGTCTTCCGTCGCGCGGCGGATGACGTTCGGGCGCATGTTGCTCGTCGGGCCGTTTTGCGGACTGGCCGCTTCGCTTGTGATGGTGGCGACGCTTGCCGTGCCGTCGTTCTGGCTCGCGGCGGCGAGCTTCTTCCTGATGGGCGCGGGGCCGATTCTCTGGACGGTCGGCTCGACGACGCTGCGTCAGGCGATCACGCCCGCCGGCATGATGGGCCGCGTGTCGGCGCTCAACAGCACGGCGACCTATGGCGCGCGGCCCGTGGGCGCGCTGCTCGGCGCGGCGATCAGCGCGCGCTTCGGCATGGATGCCTGTCTCGTCGCGGCCGCGCTCGGCTTTGCGGTGCAGGCGTGGATCATCGTGATTTCACCGGCGGCGCGGCTCGCGCGGATTCCGGACGGCGGCGCGGCGCTGTCGCCGTGA
- a CDS encoding alpha/beta hydrolase, producing MSPKHLLYAVLLGACVATTGVFAQTGQPAPQPAPAAEPADAPPPPPEPAAAEPAPPPAAAPAPAPRPAAAAAAAPPSGPVRNIVLVHGAFVDGSSWNGVIERLQKKGYRVASVQIPLTSLADDLAATKRVLAQLSGPTVLVGHSWGGVVITEAGSGPDASKVVGLVYVAAIAPDVGESAVDILKRGPQMPAGSAMVQDSTGFLWLDPARYHSDFAADVPETLTRVLVAAQQPIAAKAFEEHATQAAWRYKPSFYIVTSRDRAVSPEIQRWMAHRIGATIVETPSSHLVPVAHAGATADAIDRAAKEFGKE from the coding sequence ATGTCGCCGAAACATCTGCTCTATGCCGTTCTCCTTGGCGCCTGCGTCGCCACAACCGGCGTGTTCGCGCAGACGGGACAACCCGCGCCACAGCCTGCGCCAGCGGCAGAACCGGCGGATGCACCGCCGCCTCCGCCTGAGCCTGCCGCCGCCGAGCCCGCACCGCCGCCAGCAGCGGCTCCAGCGCCCGCTCCCCGCCCCGCCGCCGCTGCCGCTGCCGCGCCGCCGAGCGGCCCGGTGCGGAACATCGTGCTCGTGCACGGCGCGTTCGTCGACGGATCGAGCTGGAACGGCGTGATTGAGCGATTGCAGAAGAAAGGCTATCGGGTCGCGTCGGTGCAGATTCCGCTGACGTCGCTGGCCGACGACCTCGCCGCGACGAAACGGGTGCTCGCTCAACTATCCGGTCCGACCGTGCTGGTCGGGCATTCGTGGGGCGGCGTCGTGATTACGGAGGCCGGCTCGGGACCGGACGCGTCGAAGGTGGTTGGCCTCGTCTACGTCGCGGCGATCGCGCCGGACGTCGGGGAGTCCGCCGTCGATATTCTCAAGCGCGGCCCGCAGATGCCTGCCGGCTCGGCAATGGTCCAGGACAGCACCGGCTTTCTGTGGCTCGATCCCGCGCGCTACCACAGCGATTTCGCCGCCGACGTGCCCGAAACCCTGACCCGCGTGCTCGTCGCCGCGCAGCAGCCGATCGCGGCCAAAGCCTTCGAGGAACACGCGACGCAAGCCGCGTGGCGCTACAAGCCGTCGTTTTACATCGTGACGTCGCGCGACCGCGCCGTGTCGCCGGAAATCCAGCGCTGGATGGCGCATCGGATCGGCGCGACGATCGTCGAGACGCCTTCGAGCCATCTGGTGCCCGTCGCGCATGCCGGTGCGACGGCGGATGCGATCGACCGCGCAGCGAAGGAGTTCGGCAAGGAATGA
- a CDS encoding amino acid permease, which produces MSNGQQHDGLKRGLKNRHIQLIALGGAIGTGLFLGSAGVLKSAGPSMILGYAIGGFIAFLIMRQLGEMVAQEPVAGSFSHFAYKYWGDFPGFLSGWNYWVLYVLVSMAELTAVGTYVHFWWPEVPAWVSALVCFVIVNAINLTNVKAYGETEFWFAIIKVVAVIGMIVFGGYLLVSGHGGPQASISNLWSKGGFFPYGFHGLFMMLAVIMFSFGGLELIGITAAEADNPQKSIPKAVNQVIYRILIFYICSLVVLLSLYPWNQVAEGGSPFVMIFSQIGAGLTANVLNVVVLTAALSVYNSGVYANSRMLYGLAEQGNAPRALLRVDRRGVPYMAIGLSAVATFACVIINYLIPAKALDVLMALVVAALVLNWSLISLTHLKSRRAMLAQGETLVFKSLWFPVGNWICLAFMAMILVILAMTPGLNVSVLLVPVWLFVMWVGYVVKRRRAAAHQLAGVAGGR; this is translated from the coding sequence TTGAGCAACGGACAGCAGCATGACGGCCTGAAGCGCGGCCTGAAGAACCGGCATATCCAGCTGATCGCGCTGGGCGGCGCAATCGGCACGGGCCTTTTTCTCGGATCGGCGGGCGTATTGAAGTCGGCGGGACCGTCGATGATTCTGGGCTACGCGATTGGCGGTTTCATCGCGTTTCTGATCATGCGGCAGCTCGGCGAAATGGTGGCGCAGGAACCCGTTGCTGGCTCGTTCAGCCACTTCGCGTACAAGTACTGGGGTGATTTCCCCGGCTTCCTTTCAGGCTGGAACTACTGGGTGCTGTATGTGCTCGTCAGCATGGCCGAACTGACGGCCGTCGGCACCTATGTGCACTTCTGGTGGCCGGAGGTGCCGGCGTGGGTGTCGGCGCTCGTGTGCTTCGTCATCGTCAACGCGATCAACCTCACGAACGTGAAGGCGTACGGCGAGACCGAGTTCTGGTTCGCGATCATCAAGGTCGTGGCCGTGATCGGCATGATCGTATTCGGCGGCTATCTGCTGGTGAGCGGGCATGGCGGTCCGCAGGCGTCGATCTCGAACTTGTGGAGCAAGGGAGGTTTCTTCCCGTACGGTTTCCACGGCCTGTTCATGATGCTTGCCGTGATCATGTTCTCGTTCGGCGGGCTGGAACTGATCGGCATCACGGCCGCCGAAGCGGACAATCCGCAGAAAAGCATTCCGAAGGCCGTGAATCAGGTGATCTACCGGATTCTGATTTTCTACATCTGCTCGCTGGTCGTGCTGCTGTCGCTGTATCCGTGGAATCAGGTGGCGGAAGGCGGCAGCCCGTTCGTGATGATCTTTTCGCAGATCGGCGCGGGTTTGACGGCGAATGTGCTTAATGTGGTCGTGTTGACGGCGGCATTGTCGGTGTACAACAGCGGCGTCTATGCGAATAGCCGCATGCTGTACGGCCTCGCCGAGCAGGGCAATGCGCCGCGCGCGTTGCTCAGGGTCGACCGACGCGGCGTGCCGTACATGGCGATCGGCCTGTCGGCGGTTGCGACGTTCGCTTGCGTGATCATCAATTACCTGATTCCCGCGAAGGCGCTCGACGTGCTGATGGCGCTGGTGGTCGCCGCGCTGGTGCTGAACTGGTCGCTGATCAGCCTCACACATCTGAAGTCGCGTCGCGCGATGCTTGCGCAGGGTGAGACGCTTGTATTCAAGTCGCTGTGGTTCCCGGTCGGCAACTGGATCTGTCTTGCGTTCATGGCAATGATCCTCGTCATTCTCGCGATGACGCCAGGACTCAACGTGTCGGTGCTGCTGGTGCCCGTGTGGCTCTTCGTGATGTGGGTTGGCTATGTCGTGAAGCGCCGGCGCGCGGCTGCGCATCAGTTGGCTGGGGTGGCGGGCGGGCGCTGA